ACAAATCTTTTTCCTTCCAAATTGCTAATTTGTTTATGTCCACAGAACTTTTAAAACAGAAAGAAAATGCCACTTTGATTTTGGATCCCCCGAGGGCCGGTGCCGGTAAATTGGTAAACCAATGGATTCGCGATTTTGGACCTGAGTATGTGTTCTATGTCTCTTGTAATCCTTATTCGCAAAAGGAAGATGTATCGATCTTTCTTTCACAATATGATTTTGTGGATGGAATACTGATTGATCCCTACCCTCACACTCCTCACACAGAATCTGTTTTATTCTTTCGCAGAAAGTCTTCATAATTCCCTTCACCAATTTTGAATTTCCACCGAAAATAGAATCGAGGGTACTATGAAGATTCAAAAATCGATTCTATTTATCTGCGTCGCTATCTTAGGGCAAATCGGTTGTGCGAGTGTGATGGTGACCAACTGGACACCAGAAGAATCCAATTTCAAATCCAAACCGGTTCGAGTATTTCTTGGGTATGCTACCGACGAGGAAACATTTAAATCTTCAGGGGAAATCATTGTGCGTGATGCCAATGACCTTACGATTAAAAAAGCCTATGATTTTTTATCCTTAAATCCTACGGCACTCAAAGCTCCTATCTCCATTCAGAGTGGTTCCCAATTTTTGGAGTACAAGGGAGTGAGTTATAGAGGATCAGTTCTACTCAAACCGGTGGATGGAAAAGTCTATATTATTAATTTAGTTCCTATCGAAGAATACCTGTTGAGTGTAGTTCCTTCTGAAGTCAGTGCCTCTTGGCCGAAAGAAGCACTCAAAGCCCAAGCAGTTTGTGCAAGGACTTACGTAGTGCGTGAAATGTTAAATCGCAAAAAACAAGAGTTTGATGTTGATACGTCCACAAACACTCAAGTATACAAAGGAAAAAATAAAGAACATAGAAATACAACGGAAGCTGTATTTGAAACAGAAGGCCTTATCCTCATTCATAAAGGACAACCCATCCAAAGTTTTTTCCATTCCAATGCAGGTGGATATACCGAAGATCCAATTAATGTTTGGGGTAGCCCTGTAGAATACTTAAAACCGGTTCCATCCGAATATGATAAAGATGGGGAACAGTATTCTTGGGAAGAAAAATGGAAACCAGATTACGTAAATACCAACTTACAATATTTAGGTGTCGGTGAAATCCAGGATATCATTGTATCAAGTCGTTTTCCCTCTTCTCGAGTAAATGAAATGGAAATTATTGGAAGTTCTGGATCCAAAAAAATCAAAGCTACCGAGTTCCGAAAAAAAATCGGTGCGACGAAACTCAAATCCACACGATTTGGAATTCGTAAAGAAGAGTCAGGAGATTTTTTTGTAAAGGGACTCGGTTCTGGACACGGTGTTGGAATGTCCCAATGGGGAAGTTTTGCTATGGCAAAAAGCCAATTCAATCACAGGGAAATCCTACAACACTATTTTAAAGGAATCGAATTCGCAAGAATAGTTGCCAGGTAGTTGGGAGTTTTTAGTTTCCTTAGTCTCATCTTTCTAGATCCTGACTTTAGGTCCCTATCCGAATGGCAACTGTAGAAGAATATCTTTCCCAAATCAAAGACCTGACGATTGTACCGCCAGTCTTACTCTCCGTACTTTCCCTAGATGACGACAACGAACTCTCCTTTGGAGAGTTAGAAAAAAAAGTCCAATCCGACCAAGTGTTAGTGGCAAGACTTCTCAAACTTGCCAACTCTCCCTTTTTCTCACGAGGCAACCCAGTCGCCAATATGAAACAGGTCATCACTCGTTTGGGATTCAAAACGGTTCGGAGTATGGTGGCGATGTCTATGACAGACTCGCTCTTTAGCCAAGGAAATTATAAAA
The sequence above is drawn from the Leptospira sp. WS4.C2 genome and encodes:
- a CDS encoding SpoIID/LytB domain-containing protein — encoded protein: MKIQKSILFICVAILGQIGCASVMVTNWTPEESNFKSKPVRVFLGYATDEETFKSSGEIIVRDANDLTIKKAYDFLSLNPTALKAPISIQSGSQFLEYKGVSYRGSVLLKPVDGKVYIINLVPIEEYLLSVVPSEVSASWPKEALKAQAVCARTYVVREMLNRKKQEFDVDTSTNTQVYKGKNKEHRNTTEAVFETEGLILIHKGQPIQSFFHSNAGGYTEDPINVWGSPVEYLKPVPSEYDKDGEQYSWEEKWKPDYVNTNLQYLGVGEIQDIIVSSRFPSSRVNEMEIIGSSGSKKIKATEFRKKIGATKLKSTRFGIRKEESGDFFVKGLGSGHGVGMSQWGSFAMAKSQFNHREILQHYFKGIEFARIVAR